In Mytilus trossulus isolate FHL-02 chromosome 14, PNRI_Mtr1.1.1.hap1, whole genome shotgun sequence, a genomic segment contains:
- the LOC134696789 gene encoding complement C1q-like protein 3, translating to MRLYPTNMLSYVILAVTVLWSCYHVEAGQCDAVQGTCITEDLLKTLMGMNKCPCKSTEQRKGAVFFAFLKATTTFGGNDILKFDEVTTNIGQAYNPKTGIFTAPQVGVYMILCVMMGASSSHIHYYLFKNNSMFSMGFTSRSTVHHASASNNNWIVELKKGDQVYIKHRTGGKETVHGGYHSYFSGFLIQ from the exons ATGAGACTTTATCCAACCAATATGTTGTCATATGTTATTTTGGCTGTAACTGTATTATGGAGTTGTTATCATGTAGAGGCTGGCCAATGTGATGCTGTGCAAG gAACATGTATAACAGAAGATCTTTTAAAAACCTTGATGGGAATGAATAAATGTCCCTGTAAAAGTACCG AACAAAGGAAGGGAGCAGTATTTTTTGCTTTCCTGAAGGCAACTACAACTTTTGGTGGAAATGATATATTAAAGTTCGATGAAGTGACAACAAATATTGGTCAAGCCTATAACCCCAAGACAGGAATATTTACAGCACCCCAAGTTGGAGTCTATATGATATTGTGTGTCATGATGGGAGCTTCTTCATCCCATATCCACTACTATTTGTTCAAAAACAACAGCATGTTCTCGATGGGATTCACCAGTAGGTCAACTGTTCATCATGCCAGCGCCAGCAACAATAACTGGATTGTTGAACTTAAAAAGGGGGATCAAGTTTACATCAAGCATAGAACAGGGGGTAAAGAAACTGTCCATGGAGGTTATCATTCTTATTTTTCTGGTTTTcttatacaataa